From Aristaeella lactis, the proteins below share one genomic window:
- the mreC gene encoding rod shape-determining protein MreC: MSAKRRLERASEDRRPVVTDDFIYDDPIQPQSGSETDSAYSDTPEEAIRKLKGSSSRDTRSDNNDLSGLAEDRPQESDEGSGKQNKKHSFFRRKKSGERRSHPVIRGFILVLITLSLILAAAAYIFNHSMENSPQILSVPENTISSAVTPVQGFFSGLTETIFGYFRTLKLRSNIETAYNELVAENEELAYKAMRVDQLEQELSMYRDIQDEMLANQDLQPLFCNIIGKSDSNYFSTFTINKGWKDGVQKYCAVVSGGGLVGYTESVEYSTSTVRTIIDSTASIAAVIDSTRDQGNVKGTLGIDETPICRMYYMSTKKLPRPGDLVVTSGVAMDFIREIPIGTVTASTRGMQEKNQYIEITPIVDFSHLEAVIVFRYKPDYAEPIERRENADANIELVPLETARPSPRVPEVASVYKSQDDDELDYDTGEGDEDEEPEEETPSPTPDQTPTPTPVPTPSPSPTPDHTSFVYHSVNTFSEPTPTPTPSPVPTATPYITPDPDDMTFDEED, encoded by the coding sequence ATGTCCGCAAAAAGGCGTCTGGAACGCGCGTCTGAAGACCGCCGTCCGGTTGTGACGGATGACTTTATTTACGATGATCCCATTCAGCCTCAGTCCGGCAGTGAAACGGACAGTGCATATTCCGATACGCCGGAGGAAGCAATCCGGAAACTGAAAGGCAGCTCTTCCCGGGATACCCGTTCAGACAATAATGATTTATCCGGTCTTGCGGAGGACCGTCCGCAGGAATCTGATGAAGGTTCCGGAAAACAGAACAAAAAACACAGTTTTTTCCGCCGGAAGAAATCCGGCGAACGCCGTTCTCATCCGGTCATCCGCGGCTTTATCCTGGTGCTGATCACCCTGTCGCTGATCCTGGCTGCCGCAGCGTATATCTTTAATCATTCCATGGAAAACTCCCCGCAGATCCTTTCTGTGCCTGAAAACACGATCAGCTCCGCGGTCACTCCTGTACAGGGCTTCTTCTCAGGCCTGACCGAAACCATTTTCGGATATTTTCGGACCCTGAAGCTGCGTTCCAATATAGAGACCGCCTACAATGAACTGGTTGCGGAAAATGAGGAACTTGCCTATAAAGCCATGCGTGTGGACCAGCTGGAACAGGAGCTGTCCATGTACAGGGACATACAGGATGAGATGCTTGCCAACCAGGATCTGCAGCCCCTCTTCTGCAATATCATCGGAAAATCCGATTCCAATTATTTCAGCACCTTCACGATCAATAAGGGCTGGAAAGACGGTGTGCAGAAATACTGTGCCGTTGTTTCCGGCGGCGGGCTGGTCGGTTATACCGAAAGTGTTGAATACAGCACTTCCACTGTCCGTACGATTATCGACTCAACAGCTTCCATCGCCGCGGTTATCGACAGCACGCGGGACCAGGGAAATGTAAAGGGAACGCTCGGTATTGATGAAACGCCGATCTGCCGCATGTACTACATGTCCACCAAAAAGCTGCCCCGTCCCGGTGACCTGGTCGTCACGTCCGGGGTTGCTATGGATTTTATCCGTGAAATACCGATCGGCACCGTTACTGCCAGCACCCGCGGTATGCAGGAAAAAAACCAGTATATTGAAATCACTCCCATCGTTGATTTCTCTCACCTGGAAGCGGTTATTGTTTTCCGCTATAAGCCGGATTACGCGGAACCCATTGAGCGCCGTGAAAACGCGGACGCCAATATAGAACTTGTTCCGCTGGAAACCGCAAGACCTTCGCCCCGGGTTCCGGAAGTCGCTTCCGTCTACAAATCCCAGGACGATGATGAACTGGATTATGACACCGGTGAAGGAGATGAAGACGAGGAACCGGAAGAGGAAACTCCTTCCCCCACGCCTGACCAGACGCCTACTCCGACACCTGTACCCACGCCTTCTCCGTCTCCCACTCCCGATCACACTTCCTTTGTTTATCATTCCGTGAATACATTTAGCGAGCCGACCCCGACGCCGACGCCGAGCCCTGTCCCCACTGCCACCCCGTATATCACGCCTGATCCTGACGATATGACCTTCGATGAGGAGGATTGA